The window GGAGTTTGAGTGCAACATCAAACAACCAGGGTGTGAAAATGTCTGCTTCGACCATTTTTTCCCTATTTCTCAAGTTCGGCTTTGGGCTCTGCAGCTGATAATGGTGTCTACACCGTCTCTTCTTGTAGTACTTCATGTGGCCTATCGTGAAAGTCGAGAGAAGAGACACAACAAAAAGCTGTATGAAAACACTGGAAGCATGGATGGGGGTCTGTTTTGTACATATGTTATTAGCCTGGTATTCAAAACAGTTTTTGAGTTTGGTTTTCTTATCCTTTTTTATAAATTATATGGGGGGTTCAGTGTTCCACGACTAGTGAAATGCGACATTGATCCTTGCCCAAACCTTGTAGATTGCTACATCTCTAAGCCTACAGAGAAGAAGATTTTCCTGTACTTTGTAGTAATTACATCAGGACTTTGTATTGTACTCAACCTCTGTGAGCTTGTGTACCTTGTCTTCAAATATTTTTCTAAATGTTTTCTTAAAAGGTATGCAGAAAAACTGAGCTCAGCAGAGTGTGGCTGTAAAAATCAACACCAAAATATGGTTATGGATATGACACTGCAACAATCCACCAGCAATTCTACCGAATAAACAATAAAACTCTTAAGGGGTTCATCTCATCATTGTTTTTAATAACACTATAATAATTCTAtgttttattattaattatataaaAGGCTTGCTAAAAATTGTGCACGTCTTATAATCCAGAAGCAGCTTCTTGTGATGGAGAACCTGAACAGAGGCTGCATACATCCTGAGTGGCTCAAGGACCTTTTTATCCGATTAACTCAAGGCCTCTTCAGATCATGTGATCAGTAACATGCCTGGAATgaactgcaagatgtggtaatgtagtgtgtgtgtagcagagctatttaTGTAAAATAGCATGTAGCAAAGTTGTGTATTTTATATGTGCGTGTAGCAAAGCTGTATATGTATAATACacactgcagaaaaataccaatagaTTTATTACCTCTCTATTCTACCCTAGTGCAATAAAATTAGTGATAATTAACCCCTCCACTTTACACGAGGGAAGTTCTCATTAATGGGAAAAAGGTTTCCTTATTTACTGCTGACTAGATCTGGGGTGCGCCTTATGGTAAGGTGGTTCTTGTAGTCAAAAATATATGGTACATGGATTGTCTCTACACTCTCTTACGCTCAAAATGTTTCTAATGGAAGATAATTTGTGGCTGTAAACATTTGTGTTTGTAGTGGTCATATGGAATTAGAAGTTAGAAGGTTCAGATTATTAGAGTCATGATGCAATTATGTTACATACATTCTTAAAGCGGTTCTAAATTTTCTTGAATTTAAATCATGTGTAATATATAGCAGACGGCTATTTGACACTGAAGAAACATGTGTTGTGGGAATGTTTTATTTACATGCAAGAGACAAATAAATTAATCTGaaagaaacatttaaaggggttgtcccctacttGGGAAGCCTTGTTCGCCCCCCCAAAAATGAATAAGCACATACTCCCATTTCTGGTGCAGCTTCGGATCCAGCAATGTCTAAAGTCGCGTTCCTGGGGCGCACGTGACATTATGACATACGGGCCCCACAATCAGTGTTGGCTTGCTTCACCCCGCCTTTGGAAATgtgagcaggaagtcagcacagCGCTCACACCCTGCTCAAATGTCCATAGGCTGGGAGACAGACGCCGGGCGCTAATTAGTCATCATGTCATGTGGGCCCCGAGAATGTGGCTTCGTTGCTGAAAGCTAAAAAGTGTCCACACTTTTTTGATTACGGTGAGAATCCCTTGAAGCATTTGAGACAAGTAATCACTTGAGAGAGAAAATAGGGGGACTCAACAACTTAAAGTATACCATTGTGTTGAAACAACCATCTAACTCAAACCCTGGGAGATAAATATTGAGACTTTTCACATGGAGACAAACATACGGGTGAGAGTCCCAAGCTACCATTTATGTAACCTTTGTGGGGTAAGGCTGGTACCAGATGAGAGGTTAGCTATTTCTattaatgctccaaatccatgtgtGCAATCCTTCGTACATAACCACAATGTAAATATTTATGGGTGTGCAACAAGCCTACAATATATAGTTTACTTACCTCATATTTTTGGTCCCTACTTTTTCAAGTTTTTCTAAATAAAATTTTATCATTGTCATAAACCAGAGTTTGTTTTATCCTTCAAATACTCCTCTGATTACAGAATGCACAAATAAAATAAGTACTCTTTAAATAGTGTAGTCAGAGACTATCAATCAGTGGCTTTTTTTtatcaagaaaaaaaagaaaacaatggaCACCCACAGATAGATGTTAATTAGTAAAACCATCAATAAAATGCTTAGAAGACCTTACTTTTTTGCAATAGTTGGGTTTTATTTCCAAGCTGTGGGATTCTGGCATGCAGAGCAGAATCCCAAAAGCCTACGCAACATCTCTCATAGTGAAGATCTTGCGCTTTAAACTAAACAAGCTTTGCTGCATCCTTTACTGACCAGTTACTGAATATTAACATCACCAGAGCGGTTTCAGTTTG is drawn from Anomaloglossus baeobatrachus isolate aAnoBae1 chromosome 3, aAnoBae1.hap1, whole genome shotgun sequence and contains these coding sequences:
- the GJB7 gene encoding gap junction beta-7 protein isoform X1 — its product is MTIKDHFPCREMSWSFLRDILSGVNKYSTGIGRIWLSVVFIFRLLVYVVAAENVWKDEQKEFECNIKQPGCENVCFDHFFPISQVRLWALQLIMVSTPSLLVVLHVAYRESREKRHNKKLYENTGSMDGGLFCTYVISLVFKTVFEFGFLILFYKLYGGFSVPRLVKCDIDPCPNLVDCYISKPTEKKIFLYFVVITSGLCIVLNLCELVYLVFKYFSKCFLKRYAEKLSSAECGCKNQHQNMVMDMTLQQSTSNSTE
- the GJB7 gene encoding gap junction beta-7 protein isoform X2, which translates into the protein MSWSFLRDILSGVNKYSTGIGRIWLSVVFIFRLLVYVVAAENVWKDEQKEFECNIKQPGCENVCFDHFFPISQVRLWALQLIMVSTPSLLVVLHVAYRESREKRHNKKLYENTGSMDGGLFCTYVISLVFKTVFEFGFLILFYKLYGGFSVPRLVKCDIDPCPNLVDCYISKPTEKKIFLYFVVITSGLCIVLNLCELVYLVFKYFSKCFLKRYAEKLSSAECGCKNQHQNMVMDMTLQQSTSNSTE